The Struthio camelus isolate bStrCam1 chromosome 5, bStrCam1.hap1, whole genome shotgun sequence genome has a segment encoding these proteins:
- the RAD9A gene encoding cell cycle checkpoint control protein RAD9A isoform X1, producing the protein MSLKLSLQSSASSVLSRPMARRQEAGSPARAAPNPRGARSGGGGKAPPLRQVTRRLARGRRAAGASQPLTWPRQPIGLPWGRCEGGRPPNGKRTSEGGARSAEACAADRGLALAPSWSPVLSLARWRRQPGAMRCVVGGGNVKVLGKAVHSLSRIGDELYLEPADNGLSLRAVNSSRSAFASFLFAPLFFQLYEKGSPQPAGELFRCKVLMKSFLGIFRSLPSLEKTVGKCLILLKPQASRLVVQLHCKYGVTKTHNLAFQECERLQAVFSTQQCANSLCAPARVLAEAVVHFPATLAEVTLGAGPGGKISLRNYVEDEKELGRTMVTELWLAEDEFQTVAVAPGTCITFCLKEFRGLLTFAEASNLPLTIHYDAPGRPAVFTVDDPLLEVHLVLATLSDPDSSSQSPTANGASDLPAPPDDFADDLEPYMIAMETSTYEGGSGVPPSPTFPLRTPGPADSEPEEEEEEAVPGTPPHKKFRSLFFGSVLTPGGPCVAPTQEVLAEDSDGEY; encoded by the exons ATGTCGCTCAAACTCTCTCTCCAGTCTTCGGCGTCGTCTGTGCTCTCCCGCCCAATGGCCaggcggcaggaggcgggctCACCTGCACGCGCAGCGCCGAACCCGCGCGGCGCTaggagcgggggaggggggaaggctcCGCCCCTGCGTCAGGTGACGCGACGCTTGGCGCGAGGACGGAGGGCAGCCGGAGCCTCTCAGCCGCTCACGTGGCCGCGCCAGCCAATAGGCCTCCCGTGGGGGCGTTGCGAAGGCGGGCGCCCGCCCAATGGGAAGAGAACGAGTGAGGGCGGCGCGCGGAGCGCAGAAGCCTGCGCAGCG GAccgaggcctggcgctggccccgTCGTGGTCCCCAGTGCTGAGCCTGgcccggtggcggcggcagcccggcgccATGAGGTGCGTCGTCGGGGGAGGCAACGTGAAAG TCCTCGGCAAAGCCGTGCACTCGCTGTCCCGCATCGGGGACGAGCTCTACTTGGAGCCCGCCGACAACGGG CTGTCCCTGCGGGCTGTGAACTCCTCGCGCTCGGCCTTCGCCTCCTTCCTCTTCGCCcccctcttcttccagctctatGAgaagggcagcccccagcccgctGGGGAGCTCTTCCGCTGCAAAGTCCTCATGAAG TCCTTCCTGGGCATCTTCCGGTCGCTGCCCTCGCTGGAGAAGACGGTGGGGAAATGCCTCATCTTGCTCAAGCCCCAGGCTAGCCGCCTGGTCGTGCAGCTCCACTGCAAGTACG GTGTCACCAAGACCCATAACCTGGCCTTCCAGGAGTGCGAGCGGCTTCAGGCCGTCTTCAGCACGCAGCAGTGCGCCAACAGCCTCTGTGCCCCAGCCCG GGTCCTGGCCGAGGCCGTGGTCCACTTCCCCGCGACACTGGCTGAGGTGACGCTGGGCGCCGGCCCTGGGGGCAAGATCAGCCTCCGAAACTACGTGGAGGATGAGAAGG agTTGGGCAGGACGATggtgacggagctgtggctggcTGAGGACGAGTTCCAGACGGTGGCCGTGGCCCCGGGTACCTGCATCACCTTCTGCCTCAAGGAGTTTCGG GGGCTCCTGACCTTCGCTGAGGCCTCGAACCTGCCTCTCACCATCCACTATGACGCACCCGGCAG GCCAGCAGTGTTCACCGTGGATGACCCCCTGCTGGAAGTGCACCTGGTCTTGGCCACCCTCTCGGATCCGGACAGCAGCTCGCAATCCCCCACGGCCAACGG TGCCTCTGACTTGCCTGCCCCTCCGGACGACTTCGCAGACGATCTTGAACCCTACATGATTGCCATGGAAACCAGCACCTATGAGGGAGGCTCCGgcgtgccccccagccccaccttcCCCCTGCGTACCCCTGGCCCAGCAGACAGTGAgcctgaagaggaggaggaagaagctgtgCCAGGGACACCCCCTCACAAGAAG TTTCGCTCACTGTTTTTTGGCTCCGTGCTGACACCGGGAGGGCCATGCGTGGCCCCAACCCAGGAGGTGCTGGCAGAGGACAGCGATGGCGAGTACTGA
- the RAD9A gene encoding cell cycle checkpoint control protein RAD9A isoform X2, with translation MRCVVGGGNVKVLGKAVHSLSRIGDELYLEPADNGLSLRAVNSSRSAFASFLFAPLFFQLYEKGSPQPAGELFRCKVLMKSFLGIFRSLPSLEKTVGKCLILLKPQASRLVVQLHCKYGVTKTHNLAFQECERLQAVFSTQQCANSLCAPARVLAEAVVHFPATLAEVTLGAGPGGKISLRNYVEDEKELGRTMVTELWLAEDEFQTVAVAPGTCITFCLKEFRGLLTFAEASNLPLTIHYDAPGRPAVFTVDDPLLEVHLVLATLSDPDSSSQSPTANGASDLPAPPDDFADDLEPYMIAMETSTYEGGSGVPPSPTFPLRTPGPADSEPEEEEEEAVPGTPPHKKFRSLFFGSVLTPGGPCVAPTQEVLAEDSDGEY, from the exons ATGAGGTGCGTCGTCGGGGGAGGCAACGTGAAAG TCCTCGGCAAAGCCGTGCACTCGCTGTCCCGCATCGGGGACGAGCTCTACTTGGAGCCCGCCGACAACGGG CTGTCCCTGCGGGCTGTGAACTCCTCGCGCTCGGCCTTCGCCTCCTTCCTCTTCGCCcccctcttcttccagctctatGAgaagggcagcccccagcccgctGGGGAGCTCTTCCGCTGCAAAGTCCTCATGAAG TCCTTCCTGGGCATCTTCCGGTCGCTGCCCTCGCTGGAGAAGACGGTGGGGAAATGCCTCATCTTGCTCAAGCCCCAGGCTAGCCGCCTGGTCGTGCAGCTCCACTGCAAGTACG GTGTCACCAAGACCCATAACCTGGCCTTCCAGGAGTGCGAGCGGCTTCAGGCCGTCTTCAGCACGCAGCAGTGCGCCAACAGCCTCTGTGCCCCAGCCCG GGTCCTGGCCGAGGCCGTGGTCCACTTCCCCGCGACACTGGCTGAGGTGACGCTGGGCGCCGGCCCTGGGGGCAAGATCAGCCTCCGAAACTACGTGGAGGATGAGAAGG agTTGGGCAGGACGATggtgacggagctgtggctggcTGAGGACGAGTTCCAGACGGTGGCCGTGGCCCCGGGTACCTGCATCACCTTCTGCCTCAAGGAGTTTCGG GGGCTCCTGACCTTCGCTGAGGCCTCGAACCTGCCTCTCACCATCCACTATGACGCACCCGGCAG GCCAGCAGTGTTCACCGTGGATGACCCCCTGCTGGAAGTGCACCTGGTCTTGGCCACCCTCTCGGATCCGGACAGCAGCTCGCAATCCCCCACGGCCAACGG TGCCTCTGACTTGCCTGCCCCTCCGGACGACTTCGCAGACGATCTTGAACCCTACATGATTGCCATGGAAACCAGCACCTATGAGGGAGGCTCCGgcgtgccccccagccccaccttcCCCCTGCGTACCCCTGGCCCAGCAGACAGTGAgcctgaagaggaggaggaagaagctgtgCCAGGGACACCCCCTCACAAGAAG TTTCGCTCACTGTTTTTTGGCTCCGTGCTGACACCGGGAGGGCCATGCGTGGCCCCAACCCAGGAGGTGCTGGCAGAGGACAGCGATGGCGAGTACTGA
- the PPP1CA gene encoding serine/threonine-protein phosphatase PP1-alpha catalytic subunit: MADTEKLNLDSIIGRLLEVQGSRPGKNVQLTENEIRGLCLKSREIFLSQPILLELEAPLKICGDIHGQYYDLLRLFEYGGFPPESNYLFLGDYVDRGKQSLETICLLLAYKIKYPENFFLLRGNHECASINRIYGFYDECKRRYNIKLWKTFTDCFNCLPIAAIVDEKIFCCHGGLSPDLQSMEQIRRIMRPTDVPDQGLLCDLLWSDPDKDVQGWGENDRGVSFTFGAEVVAKFLHKHDLDLICRAHQVVEDGYEFFAKRQLVTLFSAPNYCGEFDNAGAMMSVDETLMCSFQILKPADKNKGKYGQFSGLNPAGRPVTPPRNSAKAKK; the protein is encoded by the exons ATGGCGGACACCGAGAAGCTCAACCTGGACTCCATCATCGGCCGCCTCCTGGAGG TCCAGGGGTCACGGCCAGGGAAGAATGTGCAGCTGACGGAGAACGAGATCCGAGGGCTGTGCCTTAAATCACGGGAGATCTTCCTCAGCCAGCCCAtcctgctggagctggaggcGCCCCTCAAGATCTGTG GGGACATCCACGGGCAGTACTATGACCTGCTGCGGCTCTTCGAGTACGGGGGCTTCCCCCCCGAGAGCAACTACTTGTTCCTGGGGGACTATGTGGACCGAGGCAAGCAGTCGCTGGAGACCATCTGCCTCCTGCTTGCGTACAAGATCAAGTACCCCGAGAACTTCTTCCTGCTGCGTGGCAACCACGAGTGTGCCAGCATCAACCGCATCTACGGCTTCTATGATGAGT GCAAGCGGCGGTACAACATCAAGCTCTGGAAGACCTTCACCGACTGTTTCAACTGCTTGCCCATTGCTGCCATCGTGGACGAGAAGATCTTCTGTTGCCATGGAG GGCTGTCCCCCGACCTGCAGTCCATGGAGCAGATCCGGCGGATCATGCGTCCCACGGACGTGCCGGACCAGGGCCTGCTCTGCGACCTGCTCTGGTCTGACCCTGACAAGGATGTGCAGGGCTGGGGTGAGAACGACCGCGGCGTCTCCTTCACCTTCGGGGCAGAGGTGGTGGCGAAATTCTTGCACAAGCACGACCTGGACCTCATCTGCAGGGCACACCAG GTGGTGGAGGATGGCTACGAGTTTTTCGCCAAGCGCCAGCTTGTGACGCTCTTCTCGGCGCCCAACTACTGTGGGGAGTTCGACAACGCGGGTGCCATGATGAGCGTGGATGAGACCCTCATGTGCTCCTTCCAG ATCCTGAAGCCGGCCGACAAGAACAAGGGCAAATACGGGCAGTTCAGCGGGCTCAACCCCGCGGGACGCCCCGTCACCCCTCCCCGCAACTCCGCCAAAGCCAAGAAGTGA
- the CARNS1 gene encoding carnosine synthase 1 — translation MPAPHQPHLSPRPAPSLPHASPRPAPSVPPQLSVDQISAEQPLSLKEAAWAEPGGPCLGCPCDGAPDSPEAPEGPLDPAGAPEAYELLQSALRQEGLPRTLDRTAQPRTGFGPPDLTVCILGAPTAFLPVLLEGGTRCPGAMLLCLSPAWASRVPSETRPGAWSLLLSRAVSFEAGGRSALEAFVPPRRAAYATGAFAAAPWAAELARDLDCPTGGSAPLARLLEDPLAARGVLAARAGLPVPPTLAFALPRPGGAAPALPVPVPVPAEAAGLRLVRLGGAAGQDGLVQEEVGAFLGSAAMAPYSQVVVRPAGWRWRGSGARSTHAKAEGAAVAQAVQGRLCGLREEESVLLEALVPTARLPTPAGPTRSTSPRPPMALRICTVVCRSWGDRPQLCQVACGVGRAEAPVRHGAALPQGLDSALQQWGLTEPGQRQALGARLRRAAEAAMAAVLDMEAELTPEQRGGARVQTDVMGVDFLLTCVGDSLELMALSANTQRCLETCGLAEAMGRAVGEPAGDLPRLLAETMLHRAQRHLVEGKDILLIGAGGIGKSFVWDAARDYGLKIHLVESDPEHFAAGLAETFLPYDSTEHRRDEEHAERVAELVRARGLRPHACLCYWDDCVVLAALVCQRLGLRTNPPAAVRLAKQKSRTHQHLLRCRRGRPPPAAYAVPCCPVQSHGDVERAAAALPFPAVAKLEFGAGAVGVRLVESAGECHAHAERLWRDLRADADHPGIGLGWGNAMLLMEYVPGTEHDVDLVLFEGQLLGAWVSDNGPTRVPAFLETAACMPSCLPADRQAQLVRAAHQCCLACGLADGVFNVELKLGPGGPRLLEINPRMGGFYLRDWIREVYGADLLLAAVLVACGLRPVLPARPAARTHLAGVMCLASLHGPALRAGGGLAALRALQARGLVRLNLLFEQPEAGEYEEPYLSVACGGGTHRDACLRLLSLCQALGIDSPCYPVAHFLSHFK, via the exons ATGccagccccacaccagccccatctcagccccaggccagccccgtccctgccccacgccagccccaggccagcCCCGTCTGTGCCCCCGCAGCTCTCCGTGGACCAGATCAGCGCAGAGCAGCCGCTGAGCCTCAAGGAGGCAGCCTGGGCCGAGCCGGGGGGGCCCTGCCTGGGCTGTCCTTGCGACGGGGCCCCCGACAGCCCCGAGGCCCCCGAGGGCCCCCTGGACCCTGCCGGCGCCCCTGAAGCCTACGAGCTGCTGCAGAGCGCCCTGCGCCAGGAGGGGCTGCCCCGCACCCTGGACCGCACCGCCCAGCCCCGCACGG GGTTCGGCCCGCCGGACCTGACCGTCTGCATCCTGGGCGCCCCCACCGCCTTCCTGCCGGTGCTGCTGGAGGGGGGCACCCGCTGCCCAG GTGCCATGCTGCTGTGCCTGTCGCCCGCCTGGGCCAGCCGGGTGCCCTCGGAGACGCGGCCCGGCGCCTGGTCCCTGCTGCTGTCCCGCGCCGTCTCCTTCGAGGCGGGGGGCCGCAGCGCCCTGGAGGCCTTCgtgcccccccgccgcgccgcctacGCCACCGGCGCCTTCGCCGCCGCCCCCTGGGCCGCCGAGCTGGCCCGCGACCTCGACTGCCCCAcgggcggctcggccccgctcgcccgcctGCTCGAGGACCCGCTGGCCGCCCGCGGGGTGCtggcggcccgcgccgggctgcccgTGCCCCCCACGCTGGCCTTCGCCCTgccgcggcccgggggggcggcgcctgccctgcctgtccccgtccccgtccccgccgagGCGGCTGGGCTGCGGCTGGTGCGGctgggcggcgccgccggccaggACGGCCTCGTCCAGGAGGAGGTGGGCGCCTTCCTGGGGAGCGCCGCCATGGCCCCCTACAGCCAG GTGGTGGTGCGGCCGGCCGGGTGGCGGTGGcgcggcagcggcgcccgcagcacCCACGCGAAGGCCGAGGGGGCGGCGGTGGCGCAGGCGGTGCAGGGCCGGCTCTGCGGCCTGCGGGAGGAGGAGAGCGTCCTGCTGGAGGCCCTGGTGCCCACCGCCCGCCTGCCCACCCCCGCCGGCCCCACAC GCAGCACCTCCCCGAGGCCGCCCATGGCCCTCCGCATCTGCACCGTGGTCTGCCGCTCCTGGGGcgaccgcccccagctctgccag GTGGCATGTGGCGTGGGGCGGGCCGAGGCGCCGGTGCGCCacggggcggcgctgccccagGGCCTGGACTCGGCCCTGCAGCAGTGGGGCCTGACGGAGCCGGGCCAGCGGCAGGCCCTGGGTGCGCGGCTGCGGCGTGCCGCCGAGGCTGCCATGGCCGCCGTCCTCGACATGGAGGCCGAGCTGACGCCtgagcagcgcggcggcgcccgcgtgCAGACCGACGTCATGG gcGTGGACTTCCTGCTGACCTGTGTGGGCGACTCGCTGGAGCTCATGGCCCTGTCGGCCAACACGCAGCGGTGCCTGGAGACCTGCGGGCTGGCCGAGGCCATGGGGCGCGCCGTGGGCGAGCCCGCCGGTGACCTGCCCCGCCTGCTCGCCGAGACCATGCTGCACCGGGCGCAGCGCCACCTCGTAGAGGGCAAGGACATCCTGCTCATCGGGGCTGGTGGCATCGGCAAGAGCTTCGTCTGGGACGCGGCCCGAGACTACGGCCTTAAG atcCACCTGGTGGAGTCGGACCCGGAGCACTTTGCGGCGGGGCTGGCGGAGACCTTCCTGCCCTACGACAGCACTGAGCACCGGCGCGACGAGGAGCACGCCGAGCGGGTGGCCGAGCTGGTGCGGGCCCGGGGGCTGCGCCCCCACGCCTGCCTCTGCTACTGGGACGACTGCGTGGTGCTGGCGGCCCTGGTGTGCCAGCGCCTGGGGCTGCGCACCAACCCGCCCGCCGCCGTCCGCCTGGCCAAGCAGAAGAGCCGGACCCACCAGCACTTgctgcgctgccgccggggccgcccgccgcccgccgcctacGCCGTGCCTTGCTGCCCCGTGCAGAGCCACGGCGACGTggagcgggccgccgccgccctgcccttccCGGCCGTGGCCAAGCTGGAGttcggggcgggcgccgtgggcgTGCGGCTGGTGGAGAGCGCCGGCGAGTGCCACGCGCACGCCGAGCGGCTGTGGCGCGACCTGCGGGCCGACGCCGACCACCCGGGCATCGGGCTAGGCTGGGGCAACGCCATGCTGCTCATGGAGTACGTGCCGGGCACCGAGCACGACGTGGACCTGGTGCTCTTCGAGGGGCAGCTGCTGGGCGCCTGGGTGTCCGACAACGGCCCCACGCGGGTGCCTGCCTTCCTGGAGACGGCGGCCTGCATGCCCTCGTGCCTGCCGGCCGACCGGCAGGCCCAGCTGGTGCGGGCGGCCCACCAGTGCTGCCTGGCGTGCGGGCTGGCCGACGGTGTCTTCAACGTGGAGCTGAAGCtggggccgggcggcccccgccTGCTGGAGATCAACCCCCGCATGGGCGGCTTCTACCTCCGCGACTGGATCCGCGAGGTCTACGGCGCCGACCTGCTGCTGGCCGCCGTGCTGGTGGCCTGCGGGCTGCGGCCCGTgctgcccgcccggcccgccgcccgcaccCACCTGGCCGGCGTCATGTGCCTGgcctcgctgcacgggccggccctgcgcgccggcggcgggctggcggcgctgcgggcgctgCAGGCCCGCGGCCTCGTCCGCCTCAACCTCCTCTTCGAGCAGCCCGAGGCGGGCGAGTACGAGGAGCCCTACCTGAGCGTGGCCTGCGGCGGCGGGACGCACCGCGACGCCTGCCTCCGCCTGCTCAGCctctgccaggcgctgggcatcGACTCGCCCTGCTACCCCGTCGCCCACTTCCTCTCCCACTTCAAATAG